In Megalopta genalis isolate 19385.01 chromosome 14, iyMegGena1_principal, whole genome shotgun sequence, the following are encoded in one genomic region:
- the U2A gene encoding small nuclear ribonucleoprotein polypeptide A'-like U2A → MVKLTPDLIQQSMQYINPVKDRELDLRGYKIPTIENLGATLDQFDTIDFSDNDIRKLDGFPLLKRIKTLFFNNNRIVRIGEGLEHCIPNLETLMLTGNMIQELGDLEPLTPFKNLTNLCLLQNPVSAKPQYRQYVVYRFPQLKLLDFRKIKMKEREAAVDYFRSKRGKEMVREIAKKAKTQASGTFTDKPLTTPEERNKIREAITNASSLEEVQRLSKLLQAGHMPSEERLQNGNTVPEAMEEEDD, encoded by the exons ATGGTTAAGTTAACGCCGGATCTGATACAGCAATCTATGCAATACATAAATCCTGTGAAAGATCGTGAATTGGATCTGAGAG GATATAAAATACCTACAATCGAAAACTTGGGTGCGACTCTG GATCAATTCGACACAATAGATTTCTCGGACAATGACATTAGGAAATTAGATGGATTCCCGCTGTTGAAAAGAATCAAAAcacttttctttaataacaatcGTATTGTCAGGATCGGCGAAGGGCTGGAGCACTGTATACCAAATCTGGAAACGCTCATGTTGACTGGAAACATGATTCAGGAACTTGGCGATTTGGAGCCCTTGACGCCGTTCAAAAATTTGACCAATCTTTGCCTGTTGCAAAATCCAGTCTCAGCAAAACCTCAGTACAGGCAGTACGTAGTGTACAGGTTTCCACAGTTGAAGCTCCTAGATTTCAGGAAAATTAAGATGAAGGAACGCGAGGCTGCTGTAGACTATTTCCGTAGCAAGCGAGGAAAGGAAATGGTTCGCGAGATTGCGAAGAAAGCGAAGACCCAGGCTTCTGGCACATTTACAGACAAACCTTTGACCACTCCAGAGGAACGTAATAAAATTAGGGAAGCTATAACGAATGCTTCTTCCCTGGAAGAAGTGCAACGCCTCAGCAAACTGCTTCAAGCAGGACACATGCCCAGCGAAGAGAGATTACAGAATG GGAACACAGTACCTGAGGCAATGGAGGAAGAAGACGATTAA